Proteins from a single region of Dyadobacter fanqingshengii:
- a CDS encoding aminopeptidase P family protein has product MRYDPIGKDLFIENRRRLNQLLKPKSLVILNSNDVMPTNADGSMGFKQNSDLFYLTGVDQEETILVLSPEHPDEKLREVLFLRETNETIAVWEGEKLTKEQAREQTGIKTIYWTHQYETVFRNIVFEADNVYLNTNEHTRNDSQVQTRETRFVNEFREKYPIHTLARLAPLMHQLRAIKQPQEIELLQKACDITKLGFERLLTFVKPGVQEFEIEAELLHEFICNRSKGFAYQPIIASGANACVLHYIQNDQPCNDGDILLLDVAAEYANYGADLTRSIPVNGRFTKRQRDVYDAVLRVFKVAKGMLVAGNIWDEYHLEVGKIMESELIGLGLITKDDIAKQDPETPAYKKYFPHGTSHFLGLDIHDVGNKYRRFEPGMVFTCEPGIYIREEGLGIRLENDILITENGNLDLMAHIPIEAEEIEEMMNR; this is encoded by the coding sequence ATGCGTTATGATCCTATTGGCAAGGACCTTTTTATAGAAAATCGCCGCCGACTTAACCAATTATTGAAGCCAAAATCATTGGTTATATTGAATTCCAACGACGTTATGCCCACTAATGCTGACGGCTCAATGGGTTTCAAGCAAAATTCAGACCTGTTCTATCTTACTGGCGTGGATCAGGAGGAAACCATCCTCGTTCTCTCTCCCGAACACCCTGATGAAAAGCTCCGGGAAGTCCTTTTTTTGAGAGAAACCAATGAAACAATCGCCGTCTGGGAAGGTGAAAAACTGACCAAAGAGCAAGCACGCGAACAAACGGGCATCAAAACTATTTATTGGACGCATCAATACGAAACCGTTTTCAGGAACATTGTTTTTGAAGCCGACAATGTTTATTTGAATACGAATGAGCACACCAGAAACGACTCCCAGGTGCAGACCCGCGAGACGCGTTTTGTAAATGAATTCAGGGAAAAGTATCCCATTCATACATTGGCCAGGCTGGCGCCGCTGATGCACCAGCTCCGGGCCATTAAGCAGCCTCAGGAAATTGAATTGCTTCAAAAAGCCTGCGACATTACCAAACTTGGTTTCGAGCGGCTTTTGACATTTGTAAAGCCGGGTGTTCAGGAATTCGAAATTGAAGCCGAATTGCTGCACGAATTTATTTGTAATCGCTCCAAAGGCTTTGCTTACCAACCCATTATCGCGTCCGGTGCAAATGCATGCGTGCTGCATTACATTCAAAATGACCAGCCTTGTAACGATGGCGACATTCTTTTGCTGGATGTTGCGGCTGAATATGCCAATTACGGAGCGGATCTGACCCGGAGCATTCCGGTGAATGGTCGTTTCACGAAGCGGCAGCGTGACGTTTACGATGCTGTTTTAAGGGTTTTCAAAGTGGCAAAAGGCATGTTGGTTGCCGGAAATATTTGGGATGAATATCATTTGGAAGTCGGAAAAATCATGGAAAGTGAGTTGATCGGCCTGGGATTGATTACAAAAGACGACATTGCCAAGCAAGATCCTGAAACGCCTGCATATAAGAAATATTTCCCGCACGGCACTTCGCATTTTCTGGGCCTCGACATTCACGACGTAGGCAACAAATACCGCCGTTTCGAGCCAGGAATGGTATTTACCTGCGAACCCGGCATCTACATTCGCGAAGAAGGATTGGGCATTCGTCTGGAAAACGACATTCTGATTACAGAAAACGGAAACCTGGATTTAATGGCGCATATCCCGATTGAAGCAGAGGAGATTGAGGAGATGATGAACCGTTAA
- a CDS encoding S8 family serine peptidase — translation MKRLFLLAFVFAPFILSASPKYWIYLKNKDLNAAPAVSALTLENRLKMGLVASDEMDLPVKGDYERALREQSVNIINRSKWLNAVSAILTSEQAMKVRELDFVQEVVPIDPGFYIARTKAIEKAQMAPVMSQVQANAFTKENISAKDVTIGVIDAGFYGADSSLSLTQIFSNKRILGIRDYVKPGRSGELLFSTAESFSDMHGTEVLAAIAGIDFQDEIQYGMATNAKFYLARTDYSLREYRGEEDNWIAAMEWMDSLGVRLINTSLGYAKGFSDPKENYIPSQMDGKTSAISKAAQIASDRKGIMLIVSAGNEGDDKSWEIVSAPADAKGVLAVGATNGKLWNRIGYSSVGPEFLSYVKPNVSCFSLYGTSLSAPVITGFAACLLQANPKLTNKELISLIEKSAHLYPYGNNFVGYGVPQASRALALAKAPYLPDNAKLINAKGRSIDVDVDSEDQMVAIYRKKTDKDVIAQQVAKIQNGKIALKRQNGERFTTIDLKNFVIEVAWD, via the coding sequence ATGAAAAGATTGTTTCTGCTTGCGTTTGTTTTTGCTCCTTTTATTTTGTCGGCAAGTCCGAAATATTGGATTTATCTCAAAAACAAGGACCTGAACGCCGCACCGGCTGTTTCTGCATTAACGCTTGAAAACCGCCTTAAAATGGGTCTCGTCGCTTCTGACGAAATGGACCTGCCTGTAAAAGGCGATTACGAGCGGGCGTTGCGCGAACAATCTGTCAATATTATCAACCGTTCCAAATGGCTGAATGCGGTTTCGGCGATCTTGACGAGCGAACAGGCGATGAAAGTTCGTGAACTGGATTTTGTCCAGGAAGTGGTTCCTATCGATCCCGGATTTTACATTGCCCGCACCAAGGCCATTGAAAAGGCACAAATGGCGCCGGTAATGTCGCAAGTTCAGGCTAATGCATTTACAAAGGAGAATATTTCAGCCAAAGACGTGACCATAGGCGTGATCGACGCCGGTTTTTATGGCGCCGATTCTTCCCTTTCCCTAACACAGATTTTTTCCAACAAAAGAATATTAGGCATCCGCGATTACGTAAAGCCGGGCCGCTCGGGTGAATTGCTCTTCAGCACCGCTGAATCATTTTCGGACATGCACGGAACAGAGGTTTTGGCTGCCATTGCAGGCATTGATTTTCAGGATGAGATCCAATATGGCATGGCCACCAATGCCAAGTTTTATTTGGCCAGAACTGATTATTCATTGCGCGAATACAGGGGCGAGGAGGATAACTGGATCGCAGCCATGGAGTGGATGGACAGCCTGGGCGTGCGTTTGATCAACACATCCTTGGGTTATGCCAAAGGATTTTCAGACCCAAAAGAAAATTACATTCCTTCCCAAATGGACGGCAAAACCTCCGCCATTTCAAAAGCCGCACAGATTGCCTCGGACAGAAAAGGCATTATGCTGATCGTCTCAGCTGGAAATGAAGGCGATGATAAAAGCTGGGAAATTGTTTCGGCCCCGGCGGATGCAAAAGGCGTTCTTGCCGTAGGTGCAACCAATGGAAAGCTCTGGAACAGAATCGGTTATAGCAGCGTAGGGCCCGAGTTTTTATCTTATGTAAAGCCTAATGTTTCCTGCTTTTCATTATATGGAACTTCATTATCCGCGCCGGTCATTACTGGTTTTGCGGCTTGTCTTTTACAAGCAAATCCAAAATTGACAAACAAAGAGCTGATCAGCCTCATCGAGAAATCAGCGCATTTATATCCTTATGGCAACAATTTTGTGGGCTATGGCGTGCCACAGGCTTCCCGTGCGCTTGCCCTGGCCAAAGCGCCCTATTTGCCTGATAATGCGAAGCTAATCAATGCAAAAGGACGCAGCATCGACGTTGATGTTGATAGTGAAGATCAAATGGTCGCGATTTATAGAAAGAAAACCGATAAAGATGTCATCGCGCAGCAAGTGGCCAAAATTCAAAACGGCAAAATTGCGCTGAAACGTCAGAACGGCGAGCGTTTCACGACCATTGACCTCAAAAATTTTGTGATCGAAGTGGCTTGGGATTAA
- a CDS encoding Na+/H+ antiporter — translation MIHDNLLLIISLLFIVSMLTMLSEKIGVSYPIFLVIAGLLISFIPGMPHMQLEPDWVFLIFLPPLLYSAAWNTSWKDFWQSRRPIGLLSIGLVVFTATAVAYLSSSIIPGFTLAMGFLLGGVISPPDAVAATSVLQGLKVPKKVVTVLEGESLVNDASSLIVFRFALATIATGEFVLWKAGLDFFLVAGMGIVVGLAIATVLYFVHKYFPTTPAIDTALTFITPYMMYIAAEHFEYSGVLAVVSGGLFLSFRAHEVFAYQSRMQSTYVWETVIFLLNGIVFILIGLQLPEVMKGLGAYSLLQLISYAVIISVVTIIIRIIWVYPGTYLPRILSKKVREKEVRPNWRTTFIVAWSGMRGVVSLASALAIPLTLDGRAYPNRDLILFITFVVILFTLVLQGLSLPWLIRVLKIEDPGENMTEQKAIINARLATVSLEYMQSNYEGEISQFEPFRLLKDRYEKIIELADTRYMDVDNNATIGFARAYRKMLVEIVGIKREEIRKIRRDQVCSDELIRTKERELDLEEARLRNSG, via the coding sequence ATGATTCACGATAATTTACTATTAATCATTTCCCTGCTTTTTATTGTCTCAATGCTCACGATGCTGAGCGAAAAAATTGGAGTCTCCTATCCTATCTTTTTGGTTATCGCAGGTTTACTCATCAGTTTCATCCCGGGCATGCCGCATATGCAGCTCGAACCAGACTGGGTTTTTCTGATCTTTTTGCCCCCACTTTTATACTCGGCGGCCTGGAATACTTCCTGGAAAGATTTCTGGCAATCGCGGCGACCCATTGGACTGCTTTCTATCGGTCTGGTTGTCTTCACAGCAACCGCTGTCGCTTATCTTTCCAGTTCGATCATTCCTGGATTTACATTGGCTATGGGCTTTTTGCTGGGCGGCGTTATTTCTCCGCCGGATGCTGTGGCGGCCACTTCTGTTCTTCAGGGACTTAAAGTGCCCAAAAAAGTCGTTACAGTTCTTGAAGGCGAAAGTCTTGTCAATGATGCTTCTTCGCTGATCGTGTTCCGTTTCGCGCTGGCGACCATTGCCACAGGCGAGTTTGTGCTTTGGAAGGCGGGGCTGGACTTTTTCCTGGTAGCGGGCATGGGGATCGTGGTGGGGCTTGCCATTGCCACTGTGCTTTACTTTGTACATAAATATTTCCCGACCACACCGGCCATCGACACGGCGCTTACATTCATTACGCCTTATATGATGTACATCGCGGCGGAGCATTTCGAATATTCAGGTGTATTGGCGGTCGTGAGCGGCGGTTTGTTTTTGAGCTTCCGGGCGCACGAAGTTTTTGCATATCAATCGCGGATGCAGAGCACTTATGTATGGGAAACGGTGATTTTTCTATTGAATGGCATTGTTTTTATTCTGATAGGCCTGCAATTGCCGGAAGTAATGAAGGGTCTTGGCGCTTACTCATTGCTTCAGCTTATTTCATATGCCGTTATTATCAGCGTTGTTACCATCATTATCCGCATTATCTGGGTCTATCCGGGCACTTATCTTCCCCGCATTTTGTCCAAAAAAGTAAGGGAGAAAGAGGTTCGGCCAAACTGGCGGACCACCTTTATCGTAGCATGGAGCGGCATGCGTGGCGTTGTCTCGCTCGCTTCTGCATTAGCCATTCCCCTAACCCTGGACGGCAGAGCATATCCAAACCGTGATCTTATTTTGTTTATCACTTTTGTAGTGATCCTTTTTACGCTCGTCTTACAAGGATTAAGCCTTCCTTGGCTCATCCGTGTGCTCAAAATTGAGGATCCGGGCGAGAACATGACCGAGCAAAAAGCGATTATCAATGCGCGTCTGGCGACGGTTAGTCTGGAATATATGCAGTCTAATTATGAAGGCGAAATCTCGCAGTTCGAGCCTTTCAGACTTCTGAAAGACCGCTACGAAAAGATCATCGAGCTGGCCGATACGCGTTATATGGATGTTGACAACAACGCAACCATTGGCTTTGCAAGGGCTTACCGGAAAATGCTCGTGGAAATTGTAGGCATTAAGCGTGAGGAGATAAGAAAAATTCGCCGGGACCAGGTGTGTTCCGACGAATTGATAAGGACAAAGGAAAGGGAATTGGACCTGGAAGAAGCAAGGCTGAGAAACTCAGGCTGA
- a CDS encoding Gfo/Idh/MocA family protein → MASIALAGSTLPAITILNPNRAFAGVNAETLKIGLIGCGGRGSGAANQALKADPNVVLHAMGDIFKDKMDSSLENLTKVHGAKVKVDDGHKFVGFDAFKKVLDSGVDVVILATPPHFRPEHLTAAINAGKHVFCEKPVAVDAPGVRKVLDAAKLAKQKNLALMSGFCWRYHEPKRASFGKILDGAVGDISAIYNTYDTGTLWSFPRVQGWTDAEYVLRNWTYYTWLAGDHIVEQAVHSIDMMSWAMGGKLPVSAVGTGGRQVRTDSLFGNIFDHFSVVYDYENGAKGFHHSRQQANCENSYLVETIGTKGRAMVNCARNVHEIFGQNPWKYTGAQNDMYQTEHNELFASIRSGKHVNDGEFMAQSTLIAIMGRMAAYTGKRVTWDEAMNSTEKLGPDTYSFDMKPPVVEVAKPGITAFS, encoded by the coding sequence ATGGCAAGCATTGCGCTGGCAGGCAGCACTTTACCAGCCATTACGATCCTCAATCCAAACCGTGCATTTGCAGGGGTTAATGCTGAGACTTTGAAAATAGGTTTGATCGGTTGCGGCGGACGTGGTTCCGGTGCAGCTAACCAGGCTTTAAAAGCTGATCCTAATGTTGTTCTCCACGCAATGGGAGATATATTCAAAGACAAAATGGATTCTTCGCTTGAAAACCTGACGAAAGTGCATGGTGCAAAAGTGAAAGTCGATGATGGTCATAAATTTGTAGGATTTGATGCTTTCAAAAAAGTACTTGATTCGGGTGTTGATGTTGTAATTCTTGCAACGCCTCCACATTTCCGTCCTGAGCATTTAACGGCTGCTATCAATGCCGGTAAGCACGTTTTCTGCGAAAAACCAGTTGCAGTTGATGCACCGGGCGTTCGTAAAGTACTTGACGCGGCCAAATTGGCAAAACAAAAAAATCTTGCTTTAATGTCCGGCTTCTGCTGGCGTTACCATGAGCCAAAGCGTGCAAGTTTCGGAAAGATACTGGATGGCGCTGTTGGTGATATTTCTGCAATTTATAACACTTACGACACAGGCACATTGTGGTCTTTCCCACGCGTGCAAGGCTGGACAGACGCGGAATATGTGTTGCGCAACTGGACTTACTATACATGGCTGGCAGGTGACCACATCGTAGAGCAGGCCGTGCACAGCATTGACATGATGTCGTGGGCAATGGGCGGCAAATTGCCGGTTTCCGCAGTAGGAACAGGTGGTCGTCAGGTTCGTACAGATTCTCTTTTTGGTAACATTTTTGATCACTTCTCTGTCGTTTACGACTACGAAAACGGAGCAAAAGGTTTCCACCATTCAAGACAGCAAGCCAACTGCGAAAACAGTTATCTGGTTGAAACGATTGGAACAAAAGGCCGTGCAATGGTAAACTGCGCAAGAAATGTGCATGAAATCTTTGGACAAAATCCATGGAAGTACACAGGTGCGCAAAACGACATGTACCAGACTGAGCATAACGAACTTTTTGCCTCTATCAGAAGCGGTAAACACGTGAACGATGGTGAATTTATGGCGCAAAGCACGCTAATCGCCATCATGGGACGAATGGCTGCGTATACTGGAAAGCGCGTAACCTGGGATGAAGCAATGAACTCGACAGAGAAACTGGGGCCAGACACATATAGTTTTGATATGAAGCCGCCGGTTGTTGAAGTTGCTAAACCTGGTATCACCGCGTTTTCATAA
- a CDS encoding sugar phosphate isomerase/epimerase family protein: MQRRDFLKNSALAATGAAVGAATVGTASAANASMLTNPGSSILTPASPLARPMVKKSLMWGMVKEDLSVMDKFKLLKDLGYDGVELDSPDKLDMKEVLAARDKTGLLIPGTVNSMHWKLPLSDPDPKKREECAKSIEKALWDTKEYGGNTVLVVPGVVNATVTYGEAYERSQAEIRKLLPIAEKTGVKIAIENVWNQFLLSPLEAAKYVDDFKHPMVGWYFDVGNVLRYSWPASWIEALNKRILKLHLKEFSFKKQNDLGLWKGFDVEFMEGDNNWPEVNKALQKIGYSGWASAEVAGGDRKRLLTIREKMDEVFKA; this comes from the coding sequence ATGCAAAGAAGAGATTTTCTGAAAAACTCAGCGCTCGCTGCAACCGGCGCTGCTGTTGGTGCGGCCACAGTAGGCACTGCATCGGCTGCCAATGCATCAATGCTTACAAATCCAGGGTCATCTATCCTAACACCTGCTAGTCCATTGGCCAGACCAATGGTGAAAAAGAGCCTGATGTGGGGGATGGTGAAAGAGGATTTGTCAGTAATGGACAAGTTTAAATTACTAAAAGATCTTGGTTACGACGGAGTGGAACTTGATTCTCCCGACAAACTGGATATGAAGGAGGTCCTTGCGGCCAGAGATAAAACCGGTTTGCTGATTCCCGGCACTGTTAATTCGATGCACTGGAAGCTGCCATTATCGGATCCTGATCCAAAGAAAAGGGAAGAATGTGCCAAGTCCATTGAAAAAGCATTGTGGGACACCAAAGAATATGGCGGGAACACCGTGCTGGTTGTGCCAGGTGTGGTTAATGCAACTGTAACTTATGGAGAAGCCTATGAACGTTCGCAGGCAGAGATTCGCAAACTGCTCCCCATAGCGGAAAAAACAGGTGTTAAAATAGCGATTGAGAACGTTTGGAACCAATTTTTGCTAAGTCCGCTGGAAGCAGCAAAGTATGTCGATGACTTCAAACACCCCATGGTTGGCTGGTATTTTGACGTTGGAAATGTGCTACGCTACAGTTGGCCGGCTTCCTGGATCGAAGCATTGAATAAGCGCATTTTAAAGCTTCATTTGAAAGAATTCAGTTTTAAAAAACAGAATGACCTGGGTCTTTGGAAAGGGTTTGATGTAGAGTTTATGGAAGGTGATAATAATTGGCCCGAAGTAAACAAAGCCCTCCAAAAAATCGGCTACTCAGGCTGGGCCTCGGCGGAAGTCGCAGGCGGCGATCGGAAACGGTTGCTAACCATCCGGGAGAAGATGGACGAGGTTTTTAAAGCATAA
- a CDS encoding nucleoside recognition domain-containing protein has protein sequence MALNYIFVGFFVIAFVIAFLKFILTGDVQTFKAITEGMLEMAKVAVMDIALPLTGVMAFFLGILNVGEKAGIINALARFIGPFFNKLFPEVPKDHPANGQMIMNFSANFLGLDNAATPFGLKAMQSLQELNPSKDTASNAQIMFLVLHTSGLQIIPLSIIAQRAILGAESPSDVFIPCVVGTYITTVVSMLITAAWQRINLFNRTVMLGLGSITTIIALILWYLSSLPKEQIETVSIFVGNSVLLGVVAGFLFWGMYRKVNVFETFIEGAKAGFTTSVTIIPYLVGLLVAISAFRACGAMDYLIDGLKWMFALTGMNTDFTDALPVALMKPLSGSGARALMIDAMKEFGPDSFIGRLVCIFQGSADTTLYIVALYFGSVGIKNTRYAIVAGLIADLIGVLAGIWLGYLFFH, from the coding sequence ATGGCGTTAAACTATATTTTCGTAGGATTTTTTGTCATTGCATTTGTCATTGCCTTTTTGAAATTTATCCTAACCGGGGATGTGCAGACTTTTAAGGCAATTACGGAGGGAATGCTGGAAATGGCCAAAGTTGCGGTGATGGACATTGCTTTGCCTCTTACCGGTGTGATGGCGTTTTTTCTGGGGATTTTGAATGTGGGTGAAAAAGCCGGGATTATTAATGCGCTGGCGAGGTTTATAGGGCCGTTTTTCAATAAGCTCTTTCCGGAAGTTCCTAAGGATCACCCTGCGAATGGTCAGATGATCATGAATTTTTCCGCTAATTTTCTCGGGCTGGATAATGCTGCTACACCTTTCGGATTAAAGGCCATGCAGAGTTTGCAGGAGCTTAATCCGAGTAAGGACACGGCTTCCAATGCGCAAATCATGTTTTTGGTTTTGCACACTTCCGGTTTGCAAATTATCCCGCTATCTATCATTGCACAAAGAGCCATTCTTGGAGCGGAAAGCCCTTCGGATGTTTTTATCCCCTGCGTTGTGGGCACTTATATTACCACGGTTGTGAGTATGCTGATCACGGCTGCCTGGCAAAGGATCAATCTCTTCAACCGGACTGTAATGCTCGGCTTGGGTAGCATTACCACCATCATTGCATTGATTTTGTGGTATTTATCAAGTTTGCCAAAAGAGCAGATCGAAACAGTCTCTATTTTCGTAGGCAATTCTGTGCTGCTGGGTGTTGTGGCTGGATTTCTATTTTGGGGAATGTATCGGAAGGTGAATGTTTTTGAAACATTTATAGAGGGGGCAAAGGCCGGATTTACAACCTCTGTCACGATCATTCCATATCTGGTAGGACTTCTTGTTGCGATCAGCGCGTTCAGGGCGTGCGGCGCGATGGATTATCTGATTGACGGACTGAAATGGATGTTTGCCCTAACCGGGATGAACACGGACTTTACAGATGCTTTACCCGTTGCGCTGATGAAACCACTCAGCGGGAGCGGTGCCCGGGCATTAATGATCGACGCCATGAAAGAATTCGGCCCCGACTCATTTATTGGGCGCCTGGTCTGTATTTTCCAGGGCTCGGCAGACACAACGCTCTATATTGTTGCCTTATATTTTGGTTCGGTAGGTATCAAGAACACCCGATACGCCATTGTAGCCGGATTAATCGCCGATTTGATAGGCGTTTTGGCTGGAATATGGCTTGGTTACTTATTTTTCCACTGA
- a CDS encoding TolC family protein, translating to MFKSLRKSAVLFIVFCVCVAGNTAFAQKDTSQAANTYSLEDCIRIALETNPSVKISELTVQTNGNIYAQSKWQRWPSISFSASQGFSSGRNIDPFTNQFVQQNVNSNNYQLGGQITLFNGFQIKNNIKFNNENYQASAKDLDAARNDIMLNVALSYLQVMTNVELIEVAKRQVEASQLQVERTGKLVDAGTLAESNSLDLKAQLANDELTLVNAENNLETAKLNLKQFMNMPGSEQINVVMIQVADPTLKTYDATIQEIFDVARGSLPQMQAAELRIAAAKTNIDLAKGAALPSLTLNGGIYTAFSSAAPDERFVGDGTGFTTRDVISLTDYVVIDNKQVPIVQKIRTQNGEMRTFRYLDQLNFNRNSAVNLNLTIPIFTNFRVKYNVANAKIQQKTYEYQAQQVQLTIRKNVEQAYIDMTNAAKRYSATANQVRALQETFRVSQVRFDVGSINSVEYSIAKANLDRANGNLVQAKYDYVFRTKILDFYMNRPLSDF from the coding sequence ATGTTTAAATCCTTACGCAAATCCGCAGTTCTTTTCATTGTATTTTGTGTATGTGTCGCGGGAAACACAGCTTTTGCACAGAAAGATACCAGCCAGGCGGCCAACACCTATTCACTCGAAGATTGCATCCGGATCGCGCTTGAAACCAATCCTTCGGTAAAAATTTCAGAGCTTACCGTTCAGACGAATGGCAATATTTACGCCCAATCCAAATGGCAACGCTGGCCAAGTATCAGTTTCAGCGCCAGCCAGGGTTTCAGTTCCGGTAGAAATATTGATCCTTTTACCAACCAGTTTGTTCAGCAGAATGTAAATTCGAACAACTACCAGCTCGGCGGACAGATCACATTGTTCAACGGCTTTCAGATTAAAAATAACATCAAGTTCAATAATGAAAATTACCAGGCAAGCGCCAAGGATCTGGATGCTGCCCGTAATGACATTATGCTCAATGTTGCACTATCCTATTTGCAAGTGATGACTAACGTTGAACTGATCGAGGTGGCGAAACGACAAGTGGAAGCGTCTCAGTTACAAGTTGAACGCACCGGAAAACTGGTTGACGCCGGAACATTGGCAGAAAGCAATTCGCTCGATCTGAAAGCCCAGCTGGCCAATGACGAGCTAACATTGGTAAATGCGGAAAATAACCTTGAAACTGCCAAGCTGAATCTGAAACAATTTATGAATATGCCCGGCAGCGAACAGATCAATGTGGTGATGATCCAGGTGGCTGATCCGACATTAAAGACCTATGATGCCACAATCCAGGAAATATTTGATGTAGCCCGCGGAAGTCTGCCGCAAATGCAAGCGGCGGAATTGCGCATTGCGGCAGCGAAAACAAACATTGACCTTGCAAAAGGAGCGGCTTTGCCGTCATTAACATTAAACGGAGGAATCTATACCGCATTTTCAAGTGCTGCGCCGGATGAACGTTTCGTTGGAGATGGAACGGGCTTTACGACAAGAGATGTGATTTCCCTGACAGACTATGTTGTTATTGATAATAAGCAAGTTCCTATTGTACAGAAAATAAGGACCCAAAATGGTGAAATGCGCACTTTTCGCTATCTGGATCAATTGAACTTCAACCGTAACTCGGCCGTCAACCTCAATCTGACCATTCCCATTTTCACCAATTTCAGGGTGAAATACAATGTTGCCAACGCCAAGATCCAGCAAAAAACCTATGAGTATCAGGCTCAGCAAGTTCAGCTGACCATTCGCAAAAATGTAGAACAGGCTTACATTGATATGACGAATGCAGCCAAGCGTTACTCCGCAACGGCCAATCAGGTGCGGGCGTTACAGGAAACATTCCGCGTTTCGCAAGTACGTTTTGATGTGGGCTCAATTAACTCCGTTGAATACAGTATTGCCAAAGCAAACCTGGACAGGGCAAACGGAAACCTCGTTCAGGCTAAATATGATTACGTTTTCAGGACAAAAATCCTTGACTTTTACATGAACCGTCCTTTATCGGATTTTTAA
- a CDS encoding efflux RND transporter periplasmic adaptor subunit, translating to MARKSSKRIWWITAGIVALLVAGLFGAKQAGYIGKPKATEVEYTNVKKTDIIERVSASGKVQPEVEVKLSPDVSGEIISLNVAEGDSVVKGQLLLKIRPDNYESLMARAQAAVNSSKANYEQTKAMVSQSEARLIQAKANFDRNKKLYNDKVISAADYEQFASTFGVAQQDVESSKANVSAALYNIKSAEASLKDAAENLRKTSIFAPVSGVVSLLNVEAGERVVGTSQMAGTEMMRIANLSNMEVRVNVNENDIVRVALGDTAEIDVDAYSASGRKFRGIVKEIANTAAGLASSTSTSTSVSSASADAVTEFEVKVKILNESFADLLISKSKKSYPFKPGMTASVEIITERKNDVISVPIAAVTTRSTTPPVAAGARPGEQSDQAPAEEDEKKPKKVELIKEIVFIDVNGKAEMKEVKTGISDFENIEILSGLKPGDRIISGPYIAVSKNLKNGDLVEKKKEEVKKDDKKSNENAN from the coding sequence ATGGCACGTAAATCTTCGAAACGAATCTGGTGGATTACAGCAGGCATTGTCGCACTTCTTGTAGCGGGTTTATTTGGAGCAAAACAGGCCGGTTACATTGGCAAACCCAAAGCCACCGAGGTGGAATATACCAATGTTAAAAAGACGGATATCATAGAGCGCGTCAGCGCGTCGGGGAAAGTTCAGCCGGAGGTTGAGGTAAAACTCAGCCCGGACGTTTCTGGGGAAATTATCAGTCTGAATGTTGCAGAAGGCGATTCCGTTGTAAAAGGACAGCTTTTATTGAAAATCCGTCCCGACAACTATGAATCGTTAATGGCTCGCGCGCAGGCAGCAGTGAATTCCAGCAAAGCCAATTACGAGCAAACCAAAGCAATGGTTTCGCAGTCGGAAGCGCGTTTGATCCAAGCCAAAGCAAACTTTGACAGAAATAAGAAGCTTTACAATGATAAAGTGATTTCAGCAGCAGATTACGAGCAGTTTGCATCTACATTCGGGGTTGCGCAACAGGACGTAGAATCTTCCAAGGCCAATGTTTCGGCAGCATTGTATAACATTAAAAGCGCGGAGGCGAGCTTGAAAGACGCTGCTGAGAACCTTCGTAAAACCAGCATATTCGCGCCGGTAAGCGGCGTTGTATCTTTATTGAATGTGGAAGCCGGTGAACGCGTGGTAGGAACTTCCCAGATGGCCGGAACGGAAATGATGCGCATTGCCAACCTCAGTAACATGGAAGTGCGTGTGAATGTGAATGAGAACGACATTGTGCGCGTTGCGCTGGGCGACACAGCCGAGATCGACGTGGACGCATATAGTGCTTCCGGGCGCAAGTTCAGGGGTATAGTAAAGGAAATTGCAAACACAGCCGCAGGCCTCGCTTCCTCCACATCCACAAGCACGTCTGTTTCAAGTGCATCCGCTGATGCGGTGACGGAATTTGAAGTGAAGGTGAAAATCTTAAATGAATCGTTCGCTGATCTGCTGATTTCCAAATCAAAAAAATCTTACCCATTTAAGCCTGGAATGACTGCGTCTGTGGAAATTATCACAGAGCGTAAAAATGATGTGATTTCGGTTCCTATCGCTGCTGTAACCACTAGAAGCACAACGCCCCCCGTGGCAGCAGGCGCGCGTCCCGGAGAGCAATCGGATCAGGCGCCTGCCGAAGAGGATGAGAAAAAACCTAAGAAAGTGGAATTGATCAAAGAAATCGTGTTCATTGATGTGAACGGGAAAGCGGAAATGAAAGAAGTGAAAACCGGGATCAGCGATTTTGAAAATATTGAAATCCTTTCGGGCCTTAAACCTGGTGACAGAATTATCTCCGGACCTTACATTGCAGTGTCGAAAAACCTTAAGAATGGTGACCTGGTAGAAAAAAAGAAAGAAGAAGTGAAAAAAGACGATAAAAAATCAAATGAAAACGCAAACTGA